DNA sequence from the Roseibium sp. HPY-6 genome:
CCCATAAATACCCAGGCACCAATGATATTGGCGGCCAGGAACGCCAGGGCGACAGGCATGCCCATCGCCATCAGAAACACAATGACGCCGAGAAGCAGAGCGAGCGCTTCGTACCACTCCATTATTCGTGTATCCCCGCTTCACCGGTGTGCATCAGCTCGGAACCGGCGACAAATCTCATGAACTCAGCCGCCATGAGACCGAAACTCAGTGGAAAGGTGATCGTCAGAAGCCAGCGGGGGTAGTAGTAGGCCCGGGTGTCATAGTCACCGCGCTCGATGTTTTTAAGAAAGAGTTCCAGCCCCTTCCACGCAAGGATCACGCAGACGACAACACAGGCAAAGGCAACCAGACGGCTGACAATGCGCCGGGGACCTTCCGGCAAGGCGGAGGTGACCAGTTCGATGTGGACGTGTCCCTTTTCCCGGACGAGCCATGGCGCGCCGAGCATGGTCATGTAGAGAAGCCCGTATTCGGAAGACGTGAACAGCCACGCAAAGGGCTGCAGACCCAGATTGCGCATCAGGACCGACACCACAACGGACACCATCAGCCAGACAAGCGTGGCACCGGCGATGAAGGCCATCGCATCAATCAGAAAATTGTAAATCCTGGTGACGGCGGTCATGCATCAGCCCCGGGTCGTAAGGAACAGGCCCGCCGGGTGGCGGGCCTGTCACGCATTCATTTTGCTGCGTTCAGATCGTAGAAAAGTTCGATCAGCTTGTCATAGTTGTCGGTGCCGCCAGGCTGCTCCGCCATCAGGCCTTTCATCCGCTCCCAGGTCTTTTCGCGTGCGGCGGCAAGGTAATTTGCCTTGGCATCGCCCTCCAGAGAGACCACCGTCATGCCGGCTGCATCGAGCGCGGCAAAGTCTTCGTCCCGCTTCGCGCGCAGTGCTTCGACGCTGTCCTTTTCATGCTGGATCGCAACGTCCTGAAGGATCTTCTTGGATTCATCCGACAGTGAATTCCACTTCTCAAGGTTGACGATCACGCCGAGGTCCGTCGAGAAGAAGCAGGGTTCGATGCGGTAGTTGAGGAACTCGTTCCACTTCAGATCGATGAGGCCGATCTGCGTCCAACCTGTTGCATCCACGACGCCGCGCTGGAGGGCGGAGTAGACCTCACCGGTCGGCAGGTCGATGACCTGTGCTCCGAGATAGTTGGTGAAGAAGGCGTTGTAGACGTTGTTTCCGCGCAGCTTCAGCCCCTCGACTTCGAGATTGCCGGCTGTGTCGAACGTCGGTTCATTGCGGGTCCACAGATTGTAGCAGACGCCGCTGTCGAACCAGCCAAGATACTTCAGGCCCATCTTTTCCTGGTGGATCTGGTCAATGAGTTCCGTGCCGCCATTTTGGCGTGTCTCGACTGCCGTCAGGTTCGACGCTACCATGGCGTCTTTTTCCGGCAAAGCGCCGCCGTAAAAAGAGCCTGGGGTGTAGACCATGTCGACGATACCGTCGCGCACCGCATCGGGCTGCTGGAACATGCCGATCGCCTCAGGCCCACCGCGTACTTCGATCTGCACAACGCCTTTGCCGGCTTCATTCACCTTGTCGACAAAGGAGAGAAAGCTCTTGGTGTAAATGAGGGTTTCAGGGAATGCATGAACTGCGGTAATCGTATCTTCCGACTGTGCCGAGGTGG
Encoded proteins:
- a CDS encoding TRAP transporter small permease, whose product is MTAVTRIYNFLIDAMAFIAGATLVWLMVSVVVSVLMRNLGLQPFAWLFTSSEYGLLYMTMLGAPWLVREKGHVHIELVTSALPEGPRRIVSRLVAFACVVVCVILAWKGLELFLKNIERGDYDTRAYYYPRWLLTITFPLSFGLMAAEFMRFVAGSELMHTGEAGIHE
- the dctP gene encoding TRAP transporter substrate-binding protein DctP translates to MKRILMAGLVAGSTLFATSAQSEDTITAVHAFPETLIYTKSFLSFVDKVNEAGKGVVQIEVRGGPEAIGMFQQPDAVRDGIVDMVYTPGSFYGGALPEKDAMVASNLTAVETRQNGGTELIDQIHQEKMGLKYLGWFDSGVCYNLWTRNEPTFDTAGNLEVEGLKLRGNNVYNAFFTNYLGAQVIDLPTGEVYSALQRGVVDATGWTQIGLIDLKWNEFLNYRIEPCFFSTDLGVIVNLEKWNSLSDESKKILQDVAIQHEKDSVEALRAKRDEDFAALDAAGMTVVSLEGDAKANYLAAAREKTWERMKGLMAEQPGGTDNYDKLIELFYDLNAAK